The Gavia stellata isolate bGavSte3 chromosome 1, bGavSte3.hap2, whole genome shotgun sequence genome has a segment encoding these proteins:
- the ASB9 gene encoding ankyrin repeat and SOCS box protein 9, protein MDHEGTNQNAGKSQGAGGQVTATSLSNPLMRDFVSDWSPLHDASIHGRLLALKKLIKQGSDVNLLTADQVSPLHEACLGGHAACASVLLKHGAQVNGVTVDWHTPLFSACISGSVACLNLLLQHGANLHPPCDLASPIHEAAKRGHVQCVEFLASHGVNIDHNIKHLGTPLYVACENQQVNCAKKLLESGANVNSGKGLDSPLHVAARNCSVELVTLLIDFGADIWVKNAESKRPMELVPPGSPVGRLFLQKEGPLSLMQLCRLCIRRCFGHKQHQKITGLLLPDELKHFLLHV, encoded by the exons ATGGATCATGAGGGAACAAATCAAAACGCCGGCAAATCACAAGGAGCCGGAGGCCAGGTGACTGCAACATCTCTATCAAATCCGCTGATGAGGG ACTTTGTTTCAGACTGGTCTCCTTTACACGATGCCTCTATCCATGGGCGTCTGCTTGCTCTGAAGAAACTCATCAAACAG GGGAGTGATGTGAATCTTCTTACAGCAGACCAAGTGTCTCCTCTCCATGAAGCCTGCCTAGGGGGTCATGCTGCTTGTGCCAGTGTCCTATTAAAACATGGTGCTCAG gtgaATGGAGTTACTGTTGACTGGCACACTCCGTTGTTCAGCGCTTGCATCAGTGGCAGTGTGGCTTGCTTGAATTTATTACTGCAGCATGGAGCCAACCTTCACCCGCCCTGTGACTTGGCATCCCCCATCCATGAAGCTGCTAAGAGAG GTCATGTGCAATGTGTTGAATTCCTCGCTTCCCATGGGGTAAATATAGATCACAACATCAAGCATCTGGGTACTCCGCTTTATGTAGCTTGTGAGAACCAGCAAGTGAACTGTGCCAAGAAGCTGCTTGAGtcag GAGCAAATGTGAACAGCGGCAAGGGCCTGGACTCCCCTCTGCACGTGGCCGCCAGGAATTGCAGTGTGGAGCTGGTGACGCTGCTGATTGACTTTGGGGCGGACATTTGGGTGAAGAATGCCGAAAGCAAGAGGCCGATGGAGCTGGTTCCACCTGGCAGCCCTGTGGGCCGACTCTTCCTGCAGAAAGAAG GGCCGCTGTCCTTGATGCAGTTGTGCCGCCTGTGCATCAGGAGGTGTTTTGGACACAAGCAGCATCAAAAAATAACTGGACTTCTCCTCCCGGATGAGCTGAAACATTTCCTTCTTCATGTTTAA